The genomic region CCGGCGAGAATGCCCGAAATCGGCGGCAGCGCGAGCGACACGAGCAGTCGCACCGCCGTAAACTGCCAGCCGAGGAGCGGGATTTCATAGATAATGACCCGGTGCATGGCGAACACCGACCATCCGCTCAGGAACGCCACCAGCTGCGGCACCCCGACGCCGGCCTTGAACAGAGCCAGCGCGATGGGGAAGGAGAGGATCGGCCCGCCGGGAATGATGCCGCCGACCAGCGAGGCCAGGAGGATCCCGCGAAAACCGGCCTCGTCGCCCAGCCATCGCGCGATCACTTCGTTGGGAATTAGGGCGACAAGAATGCCGGCGAGCAGCATCGCCAGGACGATGCGCGGGCCGACCACGAGGGCGTATCGCCAGGCA from Hyphomicrobiales bacterium harbors:
- a CDS encoding permease, which codes for MVWTTTVLWSIALACGVIAYRRSDDSFRRGLKIAWRYALVVGPRIVLAMLLAGILVALIPNEVIARWLGDEAGFRGILLASLVGGIIPGGPILSFPIALALFKAGVGVPQLVAFLSGWSVFAMHRVIIYEIPLLGWQFTAVRLLVSLALPPISGILAGLLMTVVMG